One genomic window of Apus apus isolate bApuApu2 chromosome 9, bApuApu2.pri.cur, whole genome shotgun sequence includes the following:
- the ISY1 gene encoding pre-mRNA-splicing factor ISY1 homolog, translated as MARNAEKAMTALARFRQAQLEEGKVKERRPFLASECNELPKAEKWRRQIIGEISKKVAQIQNAGLGEFRIRDLNDEINKLLREKGHWEFRIKELGGPDYARIGPKMLDHEGKEVPGNRGYKYFGAAKDLPGVRELFEKEPLPPPRKTRAELMKNIDAEYYGYRDEDDGILEPLEQEHEKKVIAEMVEKWKQEREARLARGEEEEEEEVNIYAVNDDESDEEGDRDKEGEEGQQKFIAHVPVPSQQEIEEALVRRKKMELLQKYASETLMAQSEEAKTLLGL; from the exons ATG GCTCGAAACGCGGAGAAGGCCAT GACGGCCTTGGCAAGGTTCCGGCAAGCTcagctggaggaaggaaaagtcaAG GAACGAAGACCTTTCCTTGCCTCAGAGTGTAATGAACTGCCTAAAGCTGAGAAGTGGAGGCGACAG ATCATCGGGGAGATTTCCAAGAAAGTGGCACAGATTCAAAATG CTGGATTAGGTGAATTCAGAATTCGGGACCTGAATGATGAAATAAACAAACTGCTGAGGGAGAAAGGACACTGGGAATTCAGAATAAAGGAGCTTGGAGGTCCTGATTATGCT cGGATTGGACCAAAAATGTTAGATCATGAAGGGAAAGAAGTTCCAGGAAACAGAGGTTACAAATATTTTGGAGCTGCAAAGGATTTACCAGGAGTGAGGGAGCTTTTTGAAAAGGAAC ccctcccgccgccccgcaaAACTCGAGCCGAGCTCATGAAAAACATTGATGCAGAATATTATGGCTACAGGGATGAAGATGATGGTATTCTGGAGCCACTGGAACAAGAACATGAAAAGAAAG TTATAGCAGAAATGGTGGAAAAAtggaagcaggagagagaggcACGACTTGCAAGaggtgaggaggaagaggaggaggaagtcAATATCTATGCTGTCAATGATGATGAG tcTGATGAGGAAGGTGACAGGGATAAAGAAGGTGAAGAAGGCCAACAGAAATTTATTGCACATGTTCCAGTGCCATCTCAGCAGGAG ATTGAGGAGGCTCTTGTACGGAGAAAGAAGATGGAACTTCTTCAGAAGTACGCGAGTGAAACCCTCATGGCACAGAGTGAAGAGGCAAAAACACTTTTAGGCTTGTAA
- the LOC127388292 gene encoding haloacid dehalogenase-like hydrolase domain-containing 5, which translates to MRRAFPPLRALLRAGPAGLCGAPAAPGSGGGALSILPSFGFLFDIDGVLVRGKTPIPAAKTAFQKLVNPQGQFLVPVVFVTNAGNCLRQEKADQLSQLLGVPISQDQVMMSHSPLRMFKHYHEKCVLVSGQGPLLDIAQDLGFCQPITIETLREKHPLLDVVDHDRRPDVLYPSAVELPKIEAVVLFGEPVRWETNLQLIIDVLLTSGYPGNPYHHENYPHIPVLACNMDLMWVAEAQSPRFGHGTFMVCLENIYKKITGKDLKYEALMGKPSQVTYQFAEQLLRAQAARRRWGQPIHTLYAVGDNLMTDVYGANLYNRYLEENSRKGSKSRVQAQVAGGRGSASLSQVNEIDNSWENELASAAAAHCRSILVCTGVYNPHTEVPLDTGERITETVFHGHRDFRFDPGLVEPDHIVPDVDAAVDLVFQLENFAPN; encoded by the exons ATGCGGCGCGCGTTCCCGCCGCTCCGCGCGCTCCTCAGggccggccccgcggggctTTGCGGGGCACCCGCGGCaccgggcagcggcggcggaGCG ctcagcatcctgccatcctttggtttcctttttgACATCGATGGTGTCCTGGTACGAGGAAAGACTCCAATTCCTGCTGCAAAAACTGCCTTTCAAAAGCTGGTTAATCCTCAGGGCCAGTTCTTGGTGCCTGTAGTGTTTGTCACCAATGCAGGGAATTGCCTTCGCCAGGAAAAAGCTGATCAGTTGTCTCAGCTGCTGGGAGTTCCA ATTTCCCAAGATCAAGTGATGATGTCACACAGTCCCCTGAGGATGTTCAAGCATTACcatgaaaaatgtgttcttgTGTCTGGACAAGGACCCCTTCTTGATATTGCTCAAga CCTGGGTTTCTGCCAGCCCATTACCATTGAAACCTTGCGGGAGAAACACCCTTTGCTGGATGTAGTTGATCATGACAGGAGACCTGATGTTCTG TACCCCTCTGCTGTGGAGCTTCCCAAGATTGAGG ctgttgttttgtttggggagCCAGTCAGATGGGAAACCAACCTCCAGTTGATCATAGACGTTTTGCTGACAAGTGGCTATCCTGGAAATCCATATCACCATGAAAATTATCCTCATATTCCAGTACTTGCTTGTAACATGGATCTGATGTGGGTGGCTGAAGCTCAGTCTCCAAG GTTTGGGCACGGCACCTTCATGGTTTGTTTGGAGAACATTTACAAGAAGATCACGGGCAAAGACCTGAAGTACGAGGCCTTGATGGGCAAGCCCAGCCAAGTGACCTACCagtttgcagagcagctcctgagggcGCAGGCAGCCCGGCGCCGCTGGGGACAGCCCATCCACACCCTCTATGCTGTCGG AGATAATCTCATGACTGATGTCTACGGTGCCAACCTTTACAACCGCTACCTTGAAGAGAACTCCAGGAAAGGTTCAAAATCACGGGTTCAGGCCCAAGTTGCTGGTGGCAGAGGAtctgcctctctctctcagGTCAATGAAATAGACAACAGCTGGGAGAATGAATtagcttctgcagctgctgcccactgTAGGTCCATTCTTGTTTGTACTGGGGTTTACAACCCTCACACAGAGGTACCCCTGGATACCGGAGAGAGAATAACTGAAACTGTGTTCCATGGCCACAGAGATTTTAGATTTGACCCTGGTTTAGTAGAACCAGATCATATTGTGCCAGATGTTGATGCTGCTGTAGACCTGGTCTTCCAGCTGGAGAACTTTGCACCTAATTGA